A stretch of DNA from Nitrososphaerota archaeon:
AGCATCCTCTACCATTCCAAACCGGCCTCGTTAACCCACATCAGGTTCTCCCTTTAAACATCCCCAGCTATAGATATTGCTAGCTATTAGTCCATATCTTTCAAAAAGGTTCCGTTAACTCTGTAGGCTTGACTTGTTTCGGTTCCTTGGCTGTTTAGCGAGACAAGGATGTGTCTAATGGTAAATCAAAAATAACGGAGGGGTGGTCTTCGTCAGTAGCCTCATTCACAGTTTGCACCAGTATTTGTTATCATCTATGCGCTACTGTGCTACTATCTGTCCATTCATCGCTCCTGGATGAATTGCACACTGATACTTGTAAGTTCCAGCGCTCAAAGTCACAGTTAAAGTCCCGGTCTGCCCAGGACTGATTTGTCCTGTTGAACCACCAGATGCACCTTGAATATCAAAGGTGTGAGATACACTATCCTTATTCACAACAGTAAATGTCACCTGCTGTCCTGCCTTGACTGTAATTGTCGGATTGGTGGTGTTAAACTTGAAGTTTTGAGCAACAAGCGTTATTTTGGCTGCTGCTCCCTGCGAAGTTGTAGATGTAGTTGTGCTGCTAGTGTTGGTGGTACTAGTGGTTGTAGGGTAAGCTGATGTTGAAGTGCTACTATTCGTGGTGGTTGTTGACCCGGTGGTCGTATAGTAAGGAGATGTCCCTGGAGTGCCGCTTAGTACGAAGGCCGATATCGCCACTATTACTATAATCGCAAGTATCACCGCGATTATATACGTATTTCTAGTCGCCATATCTATGGCCTCAGTAAAAAATAACTGCTTGGCGGCTTAAAAACAAGCTTGACCACTGTTCAAATTATGCGGGACGTGGAACTAAATGTGTTTGAGGCGGCATCTAAATGATGTAGGCTCGCTCCTCCAGACTACGAATTGTGGATGAGAGTGTGATTGTCAAGGGGCGAAAGGGTTATTGACCATCTAGATTCTTCCATACATGTATGTCTAAAGAGCCTGCTTACGACGTTATAGTTATTGGAGCGGCTGCCGCCGGCTTA
This window harbors:
- a CDS encoding cupredoxin domain-containing protein — protein: MATRNTYIIAVILAIIVIVAISAFVLSGTPGTSPYYTTTGSTTTTNSSTSTSAYPTTTSTTNTSSTTTSTTSQGAAAKITLVAQNFKFNTTNPTITVKAGQQVTFTVVNKDSVSHTFDIQGASGGSTGQISPGQTGTLTVTLSAGTYKYQCAIHPGAMNGQIVAQ